The Helicoverpa armigera isolate CAAS_96S chromosome 5, ASM3070526v1, whole genome shotgun sequence sequence GGTCTGACACCCCTCTGGTGCGCGATTTGTGCGTGTCTGACAGCCCTATCGACGGCCACGATCATCGGCAATGTAGCCGTGTTGGTAGCATTACAACGCGCGCGCACTGCCCCGGCTCACTACCCGCTCGCGAGTTTGGCGACCGCTGACCTGTTTGTGGGGTTGTTTGTACTGCCAGTTGCTGCTGTGAGGGAGCTGTTTGTGTTTAAAATACGTGAGTATAAAGAATAATGTTAGTATATAGTTGAGGATTGTCCGTGAGCGTCAACTGTGTAAGACTTGGGCAACCCGCAACCACCCTTCTTCAAATCTTGGTTTCACCGTATATCAGCTACACAGGTCAAGATAAAGATATTTTCTgctattgttaattaatattgtaatagtATTTTAAACTGATTCTAGTGGTTTTCCTTTTGATGGACAATGTTATTAGCTAATTgaaacagaaattaaattacatttagcAACAGCTGTGGCTTGTCAAATAacgatattttttgtagtatttttagtaTGTACTTACTCAGGCACATTTTCACGAAACAATATAAACgtacgtttttcttaaaacaactatgtACTCATGTTTACTTTGTAAATGTTTATGATGAAATACATGTTTATGATGAGCCTGAGCCTTACTTgattacaatgaaaaaaatatgtagcaataGTAGGTAACTGAAGGTTCACAATAACTTCTTCAGTATCCATACCTATACCAacactttttgtttctttaattcTCACTACCATCATCACTTTTCAGCACCCCTAATCTGCGGCTTCTGGAAGACCTTAGACGTGATGTGCTGTACTGCCTCGATCCTGTCTCTCTGCTGCCTCGGCTGGGAGCGCTGGTCCGGCATCACAGCACCCCTAGCTCGAGCCAAACGAGCGAAGCAAGCAAGACTGTTCGCCTGTCTCGTATGGCCAGTGTCTTTGGTCGTGGCACTGCCAGCGGTCTTCATAGGGTCGCCGACCGAGTTTGAGAAAGATGAAAGTGAGAAGGGATGTCCGGATAATAAGAATATTGTGTGAGTTGGacttttttttgggattttaaTGGCAGGCTAAAATGAATAAGACCCAATTTAGGCAGTAGCACCAGATTAACTTAGATGTACCAATATTATCACGATAAAGGGTAAAAAATAGGGGTTAAGAAAATCTGATTCAGGATAAGAACCTACATCCATGTTTTCTTAGACTGCTTAAGCAGTTTTGTATGAGtaagaattatatttatctagaattttaaatgtcaattaCTGAAACCCGGAacacgtaaaaatattttttgtatcattcatcatcatcctcttgcccttatgccaattttatttttcattacttttactgttttcttTCTGTTTAACTTAAATCCTTTTTTTAGATACGTGTTCTACAGTGCTTCCCTATCGTTTTATTTACCCGCTATTGTAATGGTAGTGTTGTACGCGCGAATATTATGCGCCTTATCGGAACCTCGTCAAATCCGCGCGCATAGAGGCGGGAAGCCTTGCCCAGATACCGGACAAGCGGTAAGACATACCATCATCTTTTATCATCGTCACTGCCTTATCCTTCTGGATAATCATTCTTTAATAACTGGTTTTGAAACTCCTACCAATACGgctttaaatgtttaatttattattttccagaATGTTCTTTCAAAAGAATCGACTTATCGAGAAATGATTATTAGTTTGTAACAACTtctagtatgtttttttttgaaaaagttctATAAAAGGTGCATGTCAAAGCGATGTTACTATGGGTAGGTACTTAATGGATCAGAATTAgtttaatggttttattttcaggGCAAACCTTCGAAAACTGCTTTGACAAAATGTGCTACTACAGAACCAATTCGCTTGGAAATGGAACAAACGAATTCTGGgtaagttttgatttttttcgagtaagattagtttttttcgcccttaagtttttaaaataataacttccaTCTTTTGCAACAATTTGGCTTccaataagaataaatcataattttggtTGTTTTTCTCATGTTTACAGACCAGTATCACCAAAAGCGTGCCGTCTCGATCTTCCCGGAGGCTCTGGAGAGGATCCACGATCACCATTGAAGCAGTCTCCGGCGCAGtaagtcaatttaatttttttccttcAACCAGCATTATATTTTACTCGTGATTGAAGTCACAGCAGTCTAAAGtttttcaaacataaaagtttaaattgcaattttaaagCGGCAATACTCCAATGGTGATGTCGTCCTAGCGAATAATTATAGACTCCTCTTATAGACTCCCTTATATTCTACCCCTGTATACTCCACTATGTAATTCACCTAAATTTAACGAGAATATTTGTGAATTATACCTAAACAAACATAGTAAGTAggcatttttgttttgtatcaatttgctaataaatacagttcttcttctttcgtgtcgatgacatgtcttatagtgagactacactttgtcagcccaatatgccgccacagcgagagcacggccggatgcactcatgaggtcctgccgcgagcaagtttcagggcacagtggacatgtgatgaggtgggacatggtctgcatagcagccccgcactcgcacccaaggtccGTCCCGCCCGTGAAACCCCACCTGGACCGATTGTCTTTGCTTCGGCCGACCTGCGTTCGGAGTCTGTTTAAGGACTGCCAAACCCTTCTCGGGAGATCGTATCCAGGAGGGAGTCTTTCCAAGAGCGGGACAAACGGAGTGGGCAGTCAAATCCTCGACCGCCAAAGTTCCCGTCTGGCTAGAGAGGCCTCACCATCGACAGGAGCAACGATCTTGTAAAAACCCCTGCGACTTTTGAGCCGCTGTGGCATGGGGGTGTAATTGTGCATGGGGTGTCGTTGGTCTGCTTCGAGTTAATAAATACTGTTAATGTTTCCAGTTGCTGCAGCCTCTCCCAGCAGCAGATGGCGATGGTTCGTGCTGCCACGAGGACCATCATCAGACTGATGGGGCTGTTCCTGTTTTGCTGGACGCCTTTCTTTTTGGCGTTGCCTATTGGTTCGTTGTTTCatggttttaatttgaaatacttACATTATATGCTTTCTTTGAAGTTCTCACCAGCTATTGCACTAGTCACCACCTGTTTCAATAAGGTTCAATAAGGGCAACAAAAAACaactacttaggtatataaaaagaaCTAGTGGTTTTTCGCCCGTATCCTGGGAGGACTACACCCTCGCCCGGATTGCTCAGGTTTTAGACTACCCGTATACCTACCAAATATTCAAATTGGGTCAGTAGCTTTGTCGTGAAAAGCTGTCCGAAAGACAGAATAATTTTTGATAGTAGAATTGCAGAGTCAGTTTGAGGATCATTACCAATAGGTATTCCTGTATATTATTCttgagtaaattattatttttcagactCAATCTGCGACTGCGTATGGGACTCAATCTGGCAGTGGTGCACTTGGCTAGGGTACATCAACTCGGCATTGAACCCGCTGGTGTACGCAGCCGCTTCACCCAGTGTCCGTCAAGCGCTGCAGCTGTCATTGTCAAGCGGGGGAAGAACTGACGTGCAGCTGGCTCCTGCTGTTAGAAACCGGTGAGGTGAGGACATAAGTTTGCGATCCTACTTTTACTCTACGAACAACAACACCTACGGGGAATTAGATAAATGATTAGGTAAACCTATTTATTTGTCTCACCGATCACAGTGTCATTTCTTACCTTGGTGTTAGTAAATTCTTCGAAAATAACGAAAGAgccatacataaaaataagaaaaagacaTAAATATGATGaacggtttattttatttttcctaaatTTTACGTGTGTCTCATTCGTTATCTGGAACACTTAGATTCTATCATTTTCCTCACTGTTTAATTCATTTGCTGCAAAAAATATCCAACTTTCGTTTCTTACCGTGAAACATTCAAGTAATAACATCTTTAGTTAAACAAatctacttaatatttaatttgttacaatttgtggcagttaacaatttgttttttcagAGTCG is a genomic window containing:
- the LOC110379646 gene encoding octopamine receptor — translated: MTSLNPRGGLTPLWCAICACLTALSTATIIGNVAVLVALQRARTAPAHYPLASLATADLFVGLFVLPVAAVRELFVFKIPPLICGFWKTLDVMCCTASILSLCCLGWERWSGITAPLARAKRAKQARLFACLVWPVSLVVALPAVFIGSPTEFEKDESEKGCPDNKNIVYVFYSASLSFYLPAIVMVVLYARILCALSEPRQIRAHRGGKPCPDTGQAGKPSKTALTKCATTEPIRLEMEQTNSGPVSPKACRLDLPGGSGEDPRSPLKQSPAHCCSLSQQQMAMVRAATRTIIRLMGLFLFCWTPFFLALPIDSICDCVWDSIWQWCTWLGYINSALNPLVYAAASPSVRQALQLSLSSGGRTDVQLAPAVRNR